The region CGATTTCTAGCAGAGGTTGATTGGTGGGATCGCGTTGAACCGTTTCCTTCATCATCCCCGGGATCGCCTGCAGCGGCGTCGGGTTGTCGTTCCAGAACACCTGGCCAGTCGCATCGATCCGCAGCGCGATCGGCGGCGGCGGCTCCTGCGTCTGGGGCGGCGGGTTCAACGTCGGTTGCGGCAGGTTGACGTCGATCGGGTAAGACACCGTGGGCGCCGTGACCATGAAGATGATCAGCAGCACCAACAGCACGTCGACCAGCGGGGTCACGTTGATGTCGGAGATCGCGCCGCTATCGGAGTTGTTGCTGAAAGCCATGTGCTCGGTCTCCGATTAACGTTCTTTGATCGCGATGAAGCCGACTTTGCGCATGCCCTGCCTCTGCGCAATGGTCACCACGTCGTTGACGACGCGGTACTTCGTGGTGCGGTCGCCGCGGACGTTGATCTGCGGCTGCGGGGTCTTTTGTGCTTCAACCGAAAGACGGCTCTCCAGCTGGTCGCGGGTGACCGGCTCATCGTTCCAGTACAGCGAACCGCTCTCCTGGATCGCCAAGGTGATCGGCGGAGTCTTGGGCGGCTCCTCCGTCTTGGTGAGCGTGGCTTCGGGCAGCTTGATCTCGACCTTATGGGTCATCAGCGGCGCGGTGATCATGAAGATGATCAGCAGCACCAGCATCACGTCCACGAGGGGCGTGACGTTGATGGTGGCCATGGGGCCGTTGTCGTTGCCTGTACTGAAGGCCATGTCCGAACTCCAACTACGCTAAATGAGAGGCGTCAGTGTTGATTAGCGCTTGTTCGACAGTTCGCCGACGCGCGAGCCGGTGGCGAAGAAGTCGTGCAGGTCGTGGGCGAAGGTGTCGAACTTGTTGTTCGTGACACGGTTCAGACGCACGAAGAAGTTGTAGGCGAGCACGGCCGGGATCGCGACGAACAGACCGATCGCGGTCATGATCAGCGCTTCACCCACCGGGCCGGCAACGGCCTGGATCGAGGACTCGCCGCTGGCGCCGAGGCGGAGCAGGGCGTGGTAGATGCCCCAGACCGTACCGAGCAGACCGACGAACGGAGCGGTCGAGCCGACGGTGGCGAGCACGGTCAGACCGGCTTCCAGACGCGAGCTCTCGCGGGTCACGGCCTGACGCAGGGCGCGATCGACGAACTCCGAGCGGTTCAGCGACTCGACCAGACGCGAACCTTCGTGGCGCTGGTGGTGAGCGGCGGCCTGGGCGGCGTCGAGGGCGATCTTGGAGAACGGTTCGCTGCGCGACTGTTCTTCCATGTAGCGGATCGCGTCCTGGGCGTTCGGGGTTTCCCAGAACGTGCTGACGACGCGGTCGGAAGAGCCGCGCAGGCGCAGATTCTTAACGAAATTGATGACGATCCAGTAGACCGACAGAACCGACATCAGCGTGAGCGTGATGAACACGATCCAGCCGACGAGGTCGAAGTTCTGCAACAGATGCGAAAAGCTCATCTGCTGAAGCGCTTCAGCGTTGGAGCCTCCGGCGGCGGCGGTGGTGGTTTGCTGCAGCATGACGCTTACCTTTGAATGTCGTGGAAAGGAAAGAAGGTATTACGAAGAAGCGGTGTTCATCAGGCGGGACAACAGTCGCGCCGACCCCGATCAGGTCGGCGGGACGAAATCGACGGGAACGCGGACGCGGCTGGCGACCGGTTGACCGTTGCGCACTTCAGGGTTGAAGCGCCACTTGCGGGCAGCGTCCATGGCCGCGCGATCCAGATTGCGATTACGGCTGGATTTTTCGACCTGCACGTCCATGACGTTGCCCTGGGCGTCGATGCTGATGACCAGGACTACGGTACCGCCTACGCCCTGACGGGCTTCGGTCGGCGGATACTTCGGCGGATTCAGGCGACGCGAGGACGGATCGACGCTGGAGCCGATGTCGCTGGCGGCCGTCGGCGGCGCAGGCGGGGCCGGCGGCGGCGCAGGCGGGTCGATCGGACTCGGGTCCAGATTCTCGACCGGCGGCTGGTCCGGCGGCGGGGGAGTCGGGGTCGGTCGCGGCGGGGACAGTTCCTTCGGAGGCTGCTTGAGCTCCTTGGGCGGTTCCGGCGGCGGCGGCGGCGGCGGCGGGGGCGGCGGCGGAGGCTTGATGATGTTGACCATCGTCACCTGCTCTTCGTCCTGCTGCTGGGCAGGTGGCGTCATTGGGGCCAGCAACAACAGGAGCGCCGCGGCATGCACAGCGATCGCGCAGGTGATACCGGCAATACGTGCCCAGTTCAACCCTTCGCGGTCGTTGTCATCTTTCCTAACTTGGAGTTCGAGGTCTTGCGTCATGCCGTCAGCTCGGGAGGTGTTTCCGGACGCCAGGGCGCCTCGGGCCATCGTTCGGTTCCTGCAACCGTTTCCAGTCGCGGGAACCTCCTAGCATATACCAAACCGCGTCACAGGTTCCAAGCGCGGTTGGGCATCTCTTTGCTGAATTACTTGCCTTTCAGCGCGAGAATCTTGTTGGCGTCGTCGGGCTTTTTAACGCCCTTCGCTATCGCCTGCTTGGCGGCTTCCTTTGCCTCGGGAATGCGATCCTCTTGCCACAGAACACGGGCGAGATTCAGGTACGTCTCACCATCCGGTGCGAGAGGAGCCGCTTTCTTGTACGCGTCGATCGACTTCGCAGTCTGATCGGAGAAGTAGTAGGACTGGGCCAGCGCCACATAGGCCTGGTAGTCCGGCTTGAGGACGCCCTTCTCGAGGCCCTCGGTGATCACGCCGGCCGCTTCCTTCTCCTTGCCATCCAGATTCAGATAGGTGGCGTAGAGCTGGCGGTAGTCCTTGTCTTCGGTGAACTGACCGGCGGCGCGAACCTTTTCCAGCACGACGGCGGCCTTGTCGAGCATGTCGGCCTGCGAATACACCGCGGCGACGTTCATCTGGGCGCGCTTGTCGTTCGGGGTCTTGGCGGCGATCGCCTCGGCGATCTTGGCCGCGTCGGCACCCTGATTGTTCTCAATGTAGCTGGCCATCAGCAACTGCTGCCATTCGACCTTCGGCTCGGGCGAGGCGTCGATGGCTTCCTTGATCGCCTTGGCGGCGTCCGGATAGCGCTCCAGGCGGTACAGGGCGTTGCCGCGCACGATCAGGTGTTCGGGCTTGGTGCTCTTGGTTTCGGCCAGGAAGCGATCGGCCGTCGCCAGCGAATCGGCGTACTGGTCTTCCTGCAGCTGCAGCTGGGCCATCATGAACATCGCGCCGAAATGGCCGTTGTTGTCGAGGCCGTTGAATTCCAGCGCTTGCTTGAGATAGGCGATCGCGGCCTTGCTGTCGTCGCCGTCATAGGCGAGTTGGGCGCCGATCTGCGCGGCGAACGAACGCTCGTAGGCGTTGAACGCGGTGTTGGCGATGATTTCGTCGGCGACGGCGCGGGCTTCGGCAGCCTTTTCCTTGTCGTAGAACTCCATCATCTTCTGCAGCTTGGCGCCGCCCTTCGACGAAGCCTTCGCGTCGGGCGCGGTGCGCGTCGCGTTCGGGAACTGGTTCTCGGCCTTGGTGGTGCTGCCCTTGCTGCTTTCCTTGTTGGCGCGGCGCTGCGCATTGCGCTCGGCCATGTTCTGCGCGTTGACCTGGGAGACTGCGCCGAAGACCAGCGTCACGCCGATCGCGGCGGCCAGCAGGGTGCTACGGCGGGTGGGTTGCTTGTTCATGTACTCACCTCAGAGAGACTCAGCGGCCGCAGGCGGGTGGCCTTGTGGCGGAACGGCGCAAGGCCAAGGGGCCGTCACGCTAACAGAAACTTGGGGCCGCGCGATACGGGTT is a window of Lysobacter antibioticus DNA encoding:
- a CDS encoding energy transducer TonB gives rise to the protein MTQDLELQVRKDDNDREGLNWARIAGITCAIAVHAAALLLLLAPMTPPAQQQDEEQVTMVNIIKPPPPPPPPPPPPPEPPKELKQPPKELSPPRPTPTPPPPDQPPVENLDPSPIDPPAPPPAPPAPPTAASDIGSSVDPSSRRLNPPKYPPTEARQGVGGTVVLVISIDAQGNVMDVQVEKSSRNRNLDRAAMDAARKWRFNPEVRNGQPVASRVRVPVDFVPPT
- a CDS encoding ExbD/TolR family protein; translated protein: MAFSTGNDNGPMATINVTPLVDVMLVLLIIFMITAPLMTHKVEIKLPEATLTKTEEPPKTPPITLAIQESGSLYWNDEPVTRDQLESRLSVEAQKTPQPQINVRGDRTTKYRVVNDVVTIAQRQGMRKVGFIAIKER
- a CDS encoding tetratricopeptide repeat protein; translated protein: MNKQPTRRSTLLAAAIGVTLVFGAVSQVNAQNMAERNAQRRANKESSKGSTTKAENQFPNATRTAPDAKASSKGGAKLQKMMEFYDKEKAAEARAVADEIIANTAFNAYERSFAAQIGAQLAYDGDDSKAAIAYLKQALEFNGLDNNGHFGAMFMMAQLQLQEDQYADSLATADRFLAETKSTKPEHLIVRGNALYRLERYPDAAKAIKEAIDASPEPKVEWQQLLMASYIENNQGADAAKIAEAIAAKTPNDKRAQMNVAAVYSQADMLDKAAVVLEKVRAAGQFTEDKDYRQLYATYLNLDGKEKEAAGVITEGLEKGVLKPDYQAYVALAQSYYFSDQTAKSIDAYKKAAPLAPDGETYLNLARVLWQEDRIPEAKEAAKQAIAKGVKKPDDANKILALKGK
- a CDS encoding ExbD/TolR family protein, with product MAFSNNSDSGAISDINVTPLVDVLLVLLIIFMVTAPTVSYPIDVNLPQPTLNPPPQTQEPPPPIALRIDATGQVFWNDNPTPLQAIPGMMKETVQRDPTNQPLLEIDTNEDAEYGILAKVLAYAKNADMKKIGFVQK
- a CDS encoding MotA/TolQ/ExbB proton channel family protein, whose amino-acid sequence is MLQQTTTAAAGGSNAEALQQMSFSHLLQNFDLVGWIVFITLTLMSVLSVYWIVINFVKNLRLRGSSDRVVSTFWETPNAQDAIRYMEEQSRSEPFSKIALDAAQAAAHHQRHEGSRLVESLNRSEFVDRALRQAVTRESSRLEAGLTVLATVGSTAPFVGLLGTVWGIYHALLRLGASGESSIQAVAGPVGEALIMTAIGLFVAIPAVLAYNFFVRLNRVTNNKFDTFAHDLHDFFATGSRVGELSNKR